A region from the Marispirochaeta aestuarii genome encodes:
- the gspG gene encoding type II secretion system major pseudopilin GspG, whose product MIRRLPKSGKENADAGRTNTAGRKGDEGWTFIETIIVLAIVLTLSTTVGFMGFRYIATAKKAAAGNQIEALNLALNAYLFDCGRYPSQDQGLKALFTKPASSPIPDSWNGPYLEKPLEKDPWGNPYQYKVPGPDGLPYGIVSYGADGAEGGEGEDADIASWSH is encoded by the coding sequence ATGATACGACGTTTACCGAAATCCGGCAAAGAAAATGCTGATGCAGGCAGAACGAACACAGCAGGGAGAAAAGGGGATGAGGGCTGGACCTTTATCGAGACCATCATCGTACTGGCAATTGTATTAACCCTCTCCACCACTGTAGGCTTTATGGGATTCAGGTACATCGCCACGGCGAAGAAGGCGGCCGCCGGAAACCAGATCGAAGCCCTTAACCTGGCCCTGAATGCCTACCTTTTTGACTGCGGCCGCTATCCTTCCCAGGACCAGGGGCTCAAGGCCCTTTTTACAAAACCTGCCTCCTCGCCGATACCGGACTCCTGGAACGGTCCCTACCTGGAAAAACCCCTTGAAAAAGACCCCTGGGGGAATCCCTACCAGTACAAGGTACCGGGACCTGATGGACTCCCCTACGGCATTGTCAGCTACGGGGCCGACGGCGCAGAGGGAGGAGAAGGAGAGGACGCGGATATCGCGAGCTGGAGCCATTGA